One segment of Ureibacillus thermophilus DNA contains the following:
- the pucD gene encoding xanthine dehydrogenase subunit D — protein MKGNIQEKEKRIRPDGVEKVTGKIKYLTDLSFPNMLVGKVLRSEYPHAKILSINTEKAKQIPGVHAVITHEDIPAMNGFGLVTPDQPVFCVDRVRYIGDAIAAVAAESLESAEEALRCIEVKYEPLEVLDSPEKALHPDAIKLHPQGNICHKASYKKGNVEEAFKQCTYIIEETYELPRQMHGFIETEGGVFVPDEDGGITVFAGTQHGFKDRFQLSRILGIPETKIRVISSPMGGSFGGKDELNIQPYGSLLALKTGRPVKIHNTRVESVRAGIKRHPMKITMKTGVDANGKLLAHKVNIVADKGAYTTLGPAVLDFAVEHAAGPYMIPNIDTEGVLVFTNNGMSGEFRGFGGNQVTFALEGQLDRLAERLQMDPIELRRKNLRKETDLGPVGQMIAPTDGASLVLEGVSKLMNTNRKQQDEQPWIFKGTGIAIGMHGGGLGKGRIDHAGGRLSLAKDGKIEISFGFEECGQGLVAVIENLTISELGCGKDDIRIVISDTDRVPISGSSTASRSTNMVWQSLKRLKEPFMKMLYEEAAELLKLPEDEMTLGVGGIWLKGRSDGPCITYEEMARKSEKELSYTTNFHFPITPTPDAIPGAHFLYTFGGIKVDVEVNGLTGKVIVTSIDHVISAGPVVSPNGYVGQIEGGGVMSLGYTLLEEAKMIDGKYASENFDTYLMPNIVDVPFDTNVYAIEELAEGDEYGPRGVGEIGTIAIIPAIAKAVHDATGLWINKLPISPEELLNHMEQKGMIPWVLNKM, from the coding sequence ATGAAAGGAAACATACAAGAAAAGGAAAAACGCATTCGGCCAGATGGTGTGGAAAAAGTAACAGGAAAAATAAAATATTTAACAGATTTATCATTTCCAAACATGCTTGTTGGCAAAGTGCTTCGAAGTGAATATCCCCATGCTAAGATTCTTTCCATCAACACAGAAAAAGCAAAACAAATTCCTGGTGTTCATGCGGTGATTACCCACGAGGACATACCAGCAATGAATGGATTCGGTTTAGTAACGCCGGACCAACCGGTATTTTGCGTCGATCGAGTGCGCTATATCGGGGATGCCATTGCGGCAGTGGCAGCTGAAAGTCTTGAAAGTGCCGAAGAAGCATTGCGTTGTATTGAAGTAAAATATGAGCCTTTGGAAGTGCTGGATAGCCCAGAAAAAGCATTGCACCCGGATGCAATCAAACTGCACCCACAAGGCAATATTTGCCATAAAGCTTCCTATAAAAAAGGAAATGTGGAAGAAGCGTTTAAACAATGTACTTACATAATAGAAGAAACTTACGAACTTCCAAGACAAATGCATGGGTTTATTGAAACTGAAGGAGGCGTTTTTGTTCCAGATGAAGACGGCGGCATCACGGTGTTTGCAGGCACACAGCACGGATTTAAAGACCGCTTTCAACTTTCAAGAATTTTAGGAATTCCTGAAACGAAAATTCGGGTGATTTCCAGTCCAATGGGCGGCTCATTTGGCGGAAAGGATGAATTGAATATCCAACCTTATGGCTCACTGCTTGCCCTTAAAACGGGACGCCCTGTGAAAATTCACAATACAAGAGTGGAATCTGTTCGAGCTGGAATAAAGAGACATCCGATGAAAATTACCATGAAAACCGGCGTAGATGCAAATGGCAAGCTCCTAGCGCACAAAGTCAACATCGTGGCGGATAAAGGGGCTTATACGACATTGGGTCCGGCAGTATTAGATTTCGCCGTTGAACATGCAGCAGGGCCGTATATGATACCAAATATCGACACAGAAGGGGTATTAGTTTTCACCAATAATGGAATGTCTGGAGAGTTTCGTGGATTTGGCGGCAATCAGGTAACCTTTGCTTTAGAAGGGCAACTGGATCGTTTAGCGGAAAGGCTTCAAATGGATCCTATTGAGTTACGGCGAAAAAATTTAAGAAAAGAAACGGACTTGGGGCCAGTAGGGCAAATGATCGCTCCAACCGATGGCGCTTCACTTGTATTAGAAGGTGTAAGCAAATTGATGAACACCAACCGAAAGCAACAGGATGAGCAGCCTTGGATTTTTAAAGGCACAGGAATAGCTATTGGCATGCATGGCGGAGGTCTCGGAAAAGGGCGAATTGACCATGCAGGAGGACGGTTGTCATTAGCGAAAGATGGGAAAATTGAAATTTCCTTTGGTTTTGAAGAATGCGGCCAAGGATTAGTGGCAGTGATTGAAAATTTAACGATTTCAGAGCTTGGATGCGGCAAAGATGATATTCGGATTGTCATCAGCGATACAGATCGGGTGCCGATTTCCGGTTCATCCACTGCTTCACGCAGCACGAATATGGTTTGGCAATCTTTAAAAAGATTAAAAGAACCATTTATGAAAATGTTATACGAAGAAGCTGCTGAACTGCTGAAATTGCCGGAAGATGAAATGACATTGGGCGTCGGCGGCATATGGCTTAAAGGTCGATCAGATGGTCCGTGTATCACGTATGAAGAAATGGCGAGAAAATCCGAAAAGGAACTTTCCTATACAACGAATTTCCATTTCCCTATTACACCAACCCCTGATGCCATACCTGGTGCACATTTTTTATATACCTTTGGCGGCATCAAAGTGGACGTGGAAGTAAATGGATTAACAGGCAAAGTGATAGTAACATCCATTGACCATGTAATTTCGGCAGGGCCGGTGGTGAGCCCGAATGGCTACGTTGGGCAAATTGAAGGCGGCGGGGTCATGTCCCTTGGGTATACATTGCTGGAAGAAGCAAAAATGATTGATGGAAAATATGCATCAGAAAATTTTGATACGTATTTGATGCCAAATATTGTAGATGTACCATTCGATACAAATGTTTATGCCATTGAGGAATTGGCTGAAGGAGATGAGTATGGGCCTAGAGGTGTAGGAGAAATTGGAACAATCGCCATTATCCCTGCTATTGCCAAAGCCGTTCATGATGCAACCGGCCTTTGGATCAATAAACTTCCGATTTCGCCAGAGGAATTGCTAAATCATATGGAACAAAAGGGGATGATTCCATGGGTATTAAACAAGATGTGA
- a CDS encoding (2Fe-2S)-binding protein, producing the protein MSALHYENLMTLSVRINDEKVEVKVPPTLSLAVILRNYFQLTGTKIACGIGRCGACSILLDDELVNACLVMAYQANGKSITTIEGLSKLSLDEVQEAFLKQGGYQCGYCTPGMIMAVKAMFDRNPHPQESDIEEALAGNLCRCTGYGGILRAVKYVMNQKHY; encoded by the coding sequence ATGTCGGCTTTACATTATGAAAACCTTATGACGTTAAGCGTCCGAATCAACGATGAAAAAGTGGAAGTCAAAGTGCCGCCGACGCTATCGCTTGCGGTCATTTTAAGAAATTATTTTCAATTGACTGGCACGAAAATTGCTTGCGGCATTGGACGATGCGGCGCTTGCTCCATTTTGCTGGATGATGAGCTGGTCAATGCTTGCTTGGTGATGGCTTACCAAGCTAATGGTAAAAGCATTACGACCATTGAAGGGCTCAGCAAACTATCTTTAGATGAGGTACAGGAAGCCTTTTTAAAACAAGGCGGTTACCAATGCGGATATTGTACACCAGGGATGATTATGGCGGTAAAGGCAATGTTTGATCGAAACCCACATCCCCAAGAATCGGATATTGAAGAAGCGTTGGCGGGCAATTTATGTCGCTGTACAGGATATGGAGGCATATTACGGGCAGTCAAATATGT